ATGCATTACGCTAAATATCAAACACCTTGTACTGCAAGCCTCGCAAGCGGGTTTACCCCTTTATAAAAAGCTCGGTTTTATCGAGCAATTTACCATTGAAAACTTTCAATTTTTTGATATAGATAACGATACAACCAGAATAAACAATAAATGCCCTTAGCCCTGCATTTATTGTTTTATTTTAGCATACCGCACAGTAATTATATTGCACTTGCAATATAATTACTGTGCGGTATGCTATGCAAAAAAGTAAGGGTTTTACAATGAAACAACATGATGCAACACCATTAACTGATTATATTGAATATCCTGAACAGGAGATGCTGTCACGTTCAGAACATTTTTATCAAGAAATTAAACGTCGGCATAGTATCCGTAGTTTTAGTGATCGCCCTGTTGCTAAAGAAATAATAGAAAACTGTATCAAAGCAGCTGGCACTGCACCCAGTGGTGCCAACCATCAACCTTGGCACTTTGTTGCGATAAATAGTGCTGAAATGAAGGCACAAATAAGATCACAAGCAGAAGAACACGAACGTAGCTTTTATGCAGGCAGAGCAGGAGATGAATGGCTAGATGCATTAAAACCTTTAGGGACAGATGCTAACAAACCTTACCTTGAGCACGCTCCTTGGCTCATCGCAATATTTAGTCAAAAGAAGGGGGGGATCCATGCCGAAGATAAACATACTAATTACTATGTTCATGAATCAGTAGGCATAGCAACAGGATTTTTAATTAATGCGTTGCATTCTAGCGGCTTGGTAACACTGACGCACACACCAAAACCAATGTCATTTTTAAGTAAAGTATGTAACCGACCTGAAAATGATCGCGCCTATATGTTATTAGTGGCGGGTTATCCTGCAGAAGGTGCAACAGTACCTCATCATGCTAGTGTCAAAAAATCACTTGATGAGATAGCTACCTTTTTATAAGGGTAGCTATCATTTTACTGCTCGTTAATGCTCTAGTTCTATATCTGTGCAGGTGGCTTTACAAAAAATTTTAGTGCTTCCTTTATCATAATCAACCTTAACAGAAAGCAGCTTTTCACATTGTGGGCAATATACTTTTTGCCCATTAAGTACATTAGCAATCAATTTTTTTTGCTGATGAAATGACCTAGTACTACGTTTTTGTAACTTTTTTAATTGTGATATATCAAGCAAAATTAACCCACCGACTGACAATACCATCCATCAAAATGCCCAGCTAAAGGCGCGCTGCTTTGTTCTAATAGGGTTTGATAGGCGGTGATGTTTTCATAACTTGCTGGCATTTCTGGATAGGCCGTTATTTCCCATGGATAATCTGCATTATCAGGATACGGGCAAAATGATAACTTTTGATTATTTTCCAACAATAGTTGACCATATTTAAGTGCTGATTCTTCGCTAGCAAAAATTACTGAAAATTGAAACTCTCTAGCAACAGACAAGTCATCCCCTTGCAATAACATTTGCCATAAAGCTTCACCGTGTTCATCTTCTGGGAATAACGTATAATCTCGTTCCATTTGCACTGTTCTCTGGGTAAAATAAAACTAGTGTAACTATTTCATCAAAAAAATTCAGTGATTAATTCTTTAATGTTCATTGCTGTCGAGTATATACATGATCAAATTTGAACTTCATCTTCCCGTAAAATCTCAAGACGACTCGGTCATCGAACTGCTAGCGAATGCCTGTAGAGCGCATGCTTTATTCAGCAACGGACAGTTAAAAATGGCAATCACAAAAGGAGCGTTATGGTTAGAGCGCGGTAAAAATATTGATCGTTTACGTAAGGTGAAAAAAAGCCTGATACCTGATGATGTACTACATTTTTATTATGATGAATATGTGTTATCTCAAACATGTTTAGCCGCTCACATTATTGAAGACTTTATCGAATATAGCGTTATTTATAAACCTTCAGGTATGCCTTGCAACGGTTCAAAGTGGGCAGATCACTGCACAGTAACTAGATGGGCAGAAACACAACTAACACCCCAACGGCCTGCTTTTTTAGTACACAGACTTGATAAAGCAGCTTCAGGTTTATTGTTGATCGCACATAGTAAAAAGGCAGCAAAAGCGTTAAGTCACTTATTTGAGCAGCGTAAAATTACCAAGAAGTATCAAGTACTTGTTCATGGCTTAGTTGAAGAAAACGTTATACACACAACAACCCCTATTAATAATAAAGCTGCTAGCACATTCTTTTCATATGCCGACAAATCAATAAAAGCTATGATTAGTTTACTTAATGTTGAGATAGAAACAGGTAGAAAACATCAAATAAGGTTACATGCTGCTGATTTAGGCTACCCTGTTGTAGGTGACAGGCTACACGGTAACGCGAATAACGATACACAGGTAAACTTACAGTTAACCGCAGTACATTTATCTTTTACTTGCCCATTAACTGAACAAGTAAAAGATATTAATTTAACAACATCATTAAAACCAGATCTTATTGGCGTTGCTAAAATATTAACCTCATAGGGTTAGGGTGTATAGCGAATATCACTATCATCTAACACGTTGAGTTCTTCACCCACTAGATGTTCGGCGCCTATAGCTTCCATTAATGCAAGCCCCTGTTCACGCTGTTCAATAGTAAGTGCCTTATAAGGTAAACGGAAATTTGGCGAAACAGCCCCTGTCATCATCAAACTAGTATTAATGGCGATAGGATTCGGTTCACAGAATAACCAATTCATTAATCCTTGCATTGAAGCATTCAGACTACTGTCTTGCTCATCCATTAATTTACGCATTAATGTTGGTACTAAGTTAGAGGTAACAGAAATCACACCATGCGAACCAAACTGATGACGACCGGCAAAACATTCATCGTCATTACCTGACCAACAGGCAATACCTTTTTCTTCATAATAACCGATACGCTCATTGCCCGCGCACTCTTTCACCCCAACAAAATTCTCATGCGTTGAAATTGGTACGATGATATCTGGTGTTAAATCTTGGCCAGTTCGACCCGGTACGTTATAAATAAACGCAGGACCAATATCTAATACTTTACGAAAGTGCTCAATTACACCTCGTGAGGAAGTACGTCCGTAATAAGGGTTAATTTGTAACGCAGCATCCATTCCCATGGCAAAGCCATTTTCAGTCGCCTTTATTGCTTCACGGGTATTATTACTGCCAGTATTACCAATAATAATAAGCTCTTTACCATACTGATGAACACTGTGAGCGATAAGCATTAAATGCTCTTCCCAGCTTAGCAAGTGCCCCTCACCCGTTGTGCCACCAACAATTATACCGTCAACACCAGCATCGATTTGTTTAGCAACAAGACGATCATAGGTTGCTAGGTCAATATCACCTTGGTCATCATAGGGAGTTTTAATAGCCGTGATCAGGCTTGCTGAATGTATTTGCTTCATGAATATCTCGATCGATTTGCAATAATAAAAAGAATAATGTCAACAGTGCGCGATTCTATCAACAACGCGCTTAAGGATAAACACTTCTTTCGTGGCAATATGCTGATATTTAAAAATATGACTGTCTAATTGGATAACTTGATAAGCATGATAGTTGTCAGGGTTAGCCATATCCATTGGATATGCTTCTTGTTGATCAATTTCTGCTTTAGCGATAGTAAAATGAACATCGCCTACTAAGCCCCAATCACCTACTTCAATATATTCTTGCATGAGCTGATTTTCTTGATCAAGAACGGTGAACGTAAACTCATAACAGCCATCGCTATGAATTTTTGCTAATTCATTATGAGTTTCTCCGTTAGTTTGTTGTCTACTGCTAAACCAGCTCCCAATAAGTTGTTCTCGTCTATACATAGTTTTTCTTAAGTAATTTTAGTCATGGTATTTTATACCATTACGCTTAAATAAGTGACCAACTAAAACGATTTCAAAAAATAAAGAGTATTGTTAGGGTCTGTTGATCTTTCGTGTTTAGTTCGAACAAAGATTAATCTCGAAAGATTAACAGACCCTAGGAAATGTACTGATTGTTTAACTAGCTGGCTTACGTTCTGACTGGCTAAATGCAGACACAATCGAAATAATTAAACCAATCATAAAGACACTTGCAAACATCACAGAAAAATTAACCATAGGGTTCATAAAAAATGATTTCTCTTGTTCTAATTGGGCTATTTGCTGATTAATGACTTCCTCTGTAGCACCACTATTACGTATATTTTCAATGTAGTAATTAAAATAGTTATTCATAAAGTCAGGTTCGATGACGGTTGCATATAATACGTTATAAACGCCAAACATAAATGCAGCAATAAAAGTGATACCAATACCTAATAAAAATATCTGTTTAAAAGATACAACTTCTTTGCATTGCGCCTTATATTCTTTGACGGCTAAAAATATCGTTAATAGTGAAAAAATCATTGTAGAATAGCCAATGATTTCTCCCATTTGGTAGGTGGATGGATCACTACCCATCACTAAACTACCGATAAAAGGTATACAGACAACAATAACACCTGCAATCAAGCCATATTTCATTATTAATTTTTTCATCGCCTACTCCGTGAATGTTAAGAATTATTATCTTAGGTATAGTAAAGAACCTAACGTAGCTTTACCTTATGCAAGCATTATCAAAAAGGCTATCACCCATATGGGTGAGCTAGTTAAAATAAGCGTTTGAACAACGTTAGCTTAATGTATCAGCTTTAACAATTTAGCTTCAGCAACGGCTTGTGTACGATTTGATACATCCAACTTTTCGAACAAAGATTTTAAATGGGTTTTTACGGTATTAGGTGAAATAGACAAGCTTAATGCAATTTCTTTATTGGTATAACCTTGCGCTAAAAACAAGAGCATTTGTTGCTCTCGTTCACTCAATTGCGCTAACTTTTCTTGATCAATTTCTACCTCACGCTCAACAATTTTATCTGGTTTAAAAAACCAAGCTATCGCGCAGCCAACAATAAGAAAAATTGAAGCGATGATCATTAAATAACTCGATAACGGTAATTTATAACTAAAAAACTGAAATTCTATGAACTTTAAAAGTGCCAATAAACCAAACAAAATTAAGCCGTATTTAATAATAACTTTTGACACGCCTTCCTCATTGCATTTAATAAGTAACTACTTTGATCATTAGGCAGTTTATGCGTAGAGTCAATAGTAAAGCATGTCATCATAGCGGCCTATACCAAACGAATT
The Thalassotalea hakodatensis genome window above contains:
- the dapA gene encoding 4-hydroxy-tetrahydrodipicolinate synthase — translated: MKQIHSASLITAIKTPYDDQGDIDLATYDRLVAKQIDAGVDGIIVGGTTGEGHLLSWEEHLMLIAHSVHQYGKELIIIGNTGSNNTREAIKATENGFAMGMDAALQINPYYGRTSSRGVIEHFRKVLDIGPAFIYNVPGRTGQDLTPDIIVPISTHENFVGVKECAGNERIGYYEEKGIACWSGNDDECFAGRHQFGSHGVISVTSNLVPTLMRKLMDEQDSSLNASMQGLMNWLFCEPNPIAINTSLMMTGAVSPNFRLPYKALTIEQREQGLALMEAIGAEHLVGEELNVLDDSDIRYTP
- a CDS encoding helix-turn-helix domain-containing protein, which gives rise to MSKVIIKYGLILFGLLALLKFIEFQFFSYKLPLSSYLMIIASIFLIVGCAIAWFFKPDKIVEREVEIDQEKLAQLSEREQQMLLFLAQGYTNKEIALSLSISPNTVKTHLKSLFEKLDVSNRTQAVAEAKLLKLIH
- a CDS encoding nitroreductase family protein produces the protein MKQHDATPLTDYIEYPEQEMLSRSEHFYQEIKRRHSIRSFSDRPVAKEIIENCIKAAGTAPSGANHQPWHFVAINSAEMKAQIRSQAEEHERSFYAGRAGDEWLDALKPLGTDANKPYLEHAPWLIAIFSQKKGGIHAEDKHTNYYVHESVGIATGFLINALHSSGLVTLTHTPKPMSFLSKVCNRPENDRAYMLLVAGYPAEGATVPHHASVKKSLDEIATFL
- a CDS encoding ribonuclease E inhibitor RraB, which produces MERDYTLFPEDEHGEALWQMLLQGDDLSVAREFQFSVIFASEESALKYGQLLLENNQKLSFCPYPDNADYPWEITAYPEMPASYENITAYQTLLEQSSAPLAGHFDGWYCQSVG
- a CDS encoding RluA family pseudouridine synthase, with product MIKFELHLPVKSQDDSVIELLANACRAHALFSNGQLKMAITKGALWLERGKNIDRLRKVKKSLIPDDVLHFYYDEYVLSQTCLAAHIIEDFIEYSVIYKPSGMPCNGSKWADHCTVTRWAETQLTPQRPAFLVHRLDKAASGLLLIAHSKKAAKALSHLFEQRKITKKYQVLVHGLVEENVIHTTTPINNKAASTFFSYADKSIKAMISLLNVEIETGRKHQIRLHAADLGYPVVGDRLHGNANNDTQVNLQLTAVHLSFTCPLTEQVKDINLTTSLKPDLIGVAKILTS
- a CDS encoding DUF4199 domain-containing protein, with product MKKLIMKYGLIAGVIVVCIPFIGSLVMGSDPSTYQMGEIIGYSTMIFSLLTIFLAVKEYKAQCKEVVSFKQIFLLGIGITFIAAFMFGVYNVLYATVIEPDFMNNYFNYYIENIRNSGATEEVINQQIAQLEQEKSFFMNPMVNFSVMFASVFMIGLIISIVSAFSQSERKPAS